In Sphingobacterium sp. lm-10, one DNA window encodes the following:
- a CDS encoding glycoside hydrolase family 125 protein gives MKRRTFIQNSALLSAGMLASKFSLASDGLSSSYPVVRVAEKDRHFKSKVIENIIKEFQGKVADKELGWLFHNCFPNTLDTTIYDESTATQKLTYVITGDIDAMWLRDSSAQVWPYLPFMKKDKSLQNLIVGLINKQAKCINIDPYANAFYNDPTKEGEWFSDHTEMKPGIHERKWEIDSLCYPVRLAHAYWEETKDTSPFDAEWVQAQENIYKTFVEQQRKESLGPYNFMRTTPRGTDTLQVDGWGYPVKPVGLICSSFRPSDDCTMLPFLIPSNLFAIVSLRQSAEILKKVKNNTDLAQKMEALANEVEEAVNKYGIIDHPTHGRVYAFEVDGYGSYMMMDDANVPSLLSLPYLGAIDKNDEVYQRTRKFILSEENPFFFKGTAAEGIGGPHIGRDMIWPMAIIMRAMTSSDDAEIRTCIQTLKKTHGDTGFMHEAFHKDDPKNFTRHWFAWTNTLFGELLWKTYQEKPSLLV, from the coding sequence ATGAAGCGTAGAACCTTTATTCAGAATTCTGCTCTTTTGAGCGCAGGCATGTTGGCAAGCAAGTTTTCACTTGCCTCCGACGGATTATCCTCCTCCTATCCGGTAGTCAGAGTTGCTGAGAAAGACAGGCACTTTAAAAGCAAAGTGATCGAAAATATTATTAAAGAATTCCAAGGCAAAGTAGCCGATAAGGAATTGGGTTGGTTGTTTCACAACTGCTTTCCAAACACCCTCGATACCACCATATACGATGAGTCAACGGCGACACAGAAGCTGACTTATGTGATTACAGGTGATATCGATGCGATGTGGCTACGCGACAGTAGTGCGCAAGTGTGGCCGTATTTGCCTTTTATGAAAAAGGATAAAAGCCTGCAAAACCTGATTGTCGGATTGATCAACAAACAGGCGAAATGTATTAATATCGATCCGTATGCCAATGCTTTCTACAACGATCCAACTAAAGAAGGCGAATGGTTTTCAGATCACACGGAGATGAAGCCAGGTATACATGAGCGTAAGTGGGAAATTGATTCTCTATGTTATCCGGTTCGTCTAGCACACGCTTATTGGGAAGAGACGAAAGATACGTCTCCTTTCGATGCGGAATGGGTACAAGCACAAGAAAACATCTACAAGACTTTCGTGGAACAACAGCGTAAAGAAAGTTTGGGTCCATATAACTTTATGCGTACCACACCTCGAGGTACGGATACACTACAAGTTGATGGATGGGGATATCCGGTGAAGCCAGTGGGTCTAATCTGTTCCAGCTTCCGCCCTTCGGATGATTGTACGATGTTGCCCTTCTTAATTCCATCTAATTTGTTTGCCATTGTAAGTTTGAGACAGTCTGCTGAGATCTTGAAAAAAGTGAAAAATAACACGGACCTAGCGCAGAAAATGGAAGCGTTGGCCAATGAAGTGGAAGAAGCGGTTAATAAATATGGCATTATTGACCATCCTACTCACGGACGCGTATATGCGTTTGAAGTCGATGGTTATGGTAGCTACATGATGATGGATGATGCCAACGTTCCAAGCTTATTGTCTTTGCCGTACTTAGGTGCTATTGATAAAAATGATGAAGTGTATCAGCGAACTCGCAAATTTATTCTATCAGAAGAGAATCCTTTCTTCTTCAAAGGTACCGCTGCGGAGGGAATTGGTGGTCCACATATTGGTCGTGATATGATCTGGCCAATGGCAATCATCATGCGCGCTATGACATCTTCGGACGATGCGGAAATCAGAACATGTATCCAAACCTTGAAAAAAACACATGGTGACACCGGATTTATGCATGAGGCCTTTCACAAAGATGATCCTAAAAACTTCACACGCCATTGGTTTGCCTGGACAAACACCTTGTTTGGAGAATTACTTTGGAAAACATACCAAGAAAAACCAAGCTTGCTAGTGTAA
- the infB gene encoding translation initiation factor IF-2 — protein MTEGKSINLLKAAKELNIGIGTAVDFLVKKGFDVESKPSTKLGPDMYAVLLKEFQGDKIVKDEAKQIVIGKIRRDETPVANQSETTVDATDDRENKAEADQEPAAKQAPVEPVIEQQQEQPKEEGKSPLKVVGKIDLDSLKKGKPTPKAEQPVKVEPKAEPVVTPPVVEEVKKEEPVVVAKPQPEAPKQETPREPQAEQKPVEKPVEATEAKKTEEKQPEVMKEQPAEKKDETKPPVKAPDASNDVIRGRSTTLSGPKVIGKIDLPVFKSNKPVASSSDAANNDSRRKRKRTSTPNNNTRPGQTTPGATGDQQNRPGGGPNDRNRTGGGPGRPGDRNHPGNRGRHDNRGRGTGPQTPKEEPTEKDIQDQIKATLARLSGAGKSGKFAQRAKLRRQKRDDVALSAEEAAMEQEAQSRILRVTEFVTANELANLMDVSVTQVISTCMSLGMFVSINQRLDAETLTIVADEFGYEIEFIKPEDEETSDLEQADTEANLVSRAPIVTVMGHVDHGKTSLLDYIRKANVTGGEAGGITQHIGAYAVKLEDGRRITFLDTPGHEAFTAMRARGAKVTDIVIIVIAADDAVMPQTKEAINHAQAAGVPIVFAFTKVDKAGSNPDRIREQLSAMNILVEEWGGKYQAQEISAKTGDNVELLLEKVLLEAELLDLKADPKKRAVGSVIEAALDKGRGIVTTVLIQGGTLRVGDAILAGSHSGKVKALTNERGERVKEAGPATPVQILGMGGAPTAGDKFYAMESEPEARQVANKRLQLQREQGMRATKHITLDEIGRRLAIGNFKELNLIVKGDVDGSIEALSDSLLKLSTDEIQVNIIHKSVGAISESDVLLASASDAIIIGFQVRPTQGSRKLAEQEQIDIRLYSIIYDAIDEIKSAMEGMLAPKFEEKIVANVEIRETFKISKVGTIAGCMVLEGKINRNNDIRVIREGVVIHTGKLASLKRFKDDVKEVTFGYECGLNIDRFNDIQQGDIVEAYEQVEVKRKL, from the coding sequence ATGACAGAAGGTAAGAGCATTAATTTGCTGAAAGCAGCAAAAGAACTAAATATTGGGATCGGTACAGCCGTGGACTTCTTGGTGAAGAAAGGGTTTGACGTAGAGTCAAAACCTAGCACGAAGCTGGGTCCAGATATGTATGCAGTTCTTTTGAAAGAGTTTCAGGGAGATAAAATAGTAAAAGACGAAGCAAAACAAATCGTAATCGGAAAGATTCGCCGTGATGAAACTCCTGTTGCCAATCAGTCTGAAACTACTGTCGACGCTACTGATGACCGCGAAAATAAAGCGGAAGCCGACCAGGAGCCAGCCGCAAAGCAGGCACCTGTGGAGCCCGTAATTGAACAACAGCAAGAACAGCCTAAAGAAGAAGGAAAGAGCCCACTGAAAGTAGTTGGTAAAATTGATTTGGACAGCCTTAAGAAAGGTAAACCGACGCCAAAAGCGGAGCAGCCCGTGAAAGTGGAGCCGAAGGCTGAGCCTGTCGTCACTCCTCCAGTAGTAGAAGAGGTGAAGAAAGAGGAGCCTGTAGTCGTGGCAAAACCTCAACCAGAAGCTCCGAAACAAGAAACACCGCGCGAGCCGCAAGCAGAACAAAAGCCGGTTGAAAAACCAGTGGAAGCAACTGAAGCAAAAAAAACCGAAGAAAAACAGCCTGAAGTTATGAAAGAACAGCCGGCGGAGAAGAAAGACGAGACCAAACCTCCTGTCAAAGCTCCGGATGCTAGTAATGATGTCATTCGTGGTAGATCAACCACTTTATCGGGACCTAAGGTCATCGGTAAAATCGATCTTCCCGTGTTTAAATCGAATAAACCGGTTGCTTCTTCATCTGATGCCGCAAACAACGACAGCAGACGCAAACGCAAACGTACAAGTACACCTAATAATAATACTAGACCAGGTCAAACAACTCCGGGTGCTACAGGCGATCAACAAAATCGTCCTGGAGGCGGTCCGAATGATCGTAATAGAACAGGTGGTGGACCTGGCCGTCCGGGAGATCGTAACCATCCGGGCAACAGAGGTCGCCATGATAACCGTGGTAGAGGAACAGGGCCGCAAACGCCAAAAGAGGAGCCTACTGAAAAAGATATCCAGGATCAAATCAAAGCGACATTAGCGCGCTTGAGTGGTGCCGGTAAGTCTGGTAAATTTGCTCAACGTGCTAAATTACGTCGTCAGAAGAGAGATGATGTGGCATTATCTGCCGAAGAGGCAGCAATGGAGCAGGAAGCACAATCGAGAATACTTCGTGTTACGGAGTTTGTAACTGCAAATGAGCTGGCCAACTTGATGGATGTTTCGGTTACGCAGGTAATCTCCACTTGTATGAGCTTAGGTATGTTCGTGTCGATCAACCAAAGACTGGATGCGGAAACCTTAACTATCGTGGCGGATGAGTTTGGCTATGAAATAGAATTTATTAAGCCAGAGGATGAGGAAACCAGTGACCTGGAACAGGCCGACACTGAGGCAAATCTAGTATCCAGAGCGCCGATTGTTACCGTAATGGGTCACGTGGATCACGGTAAGACATCTTTATTGGATTATATCCGGAAGGCAAATGTAACGGGTGGTGAAGCCGGAGGTATTACGCAGCACATTGGTGCTTATGCCGTAAAACTAGAAGACGGTCGTCGCATAACATTTTTAGATACACCAGGTCACGAAGCCTTTACCGCGATGCGTGCACGTGGTGCGAAGGTTACCGATATTGTTATTATCGTTATTGCAGCAGACGATGCCGTGATGCCGCAAACCAAAGAGGCGATTAACCACGCGCAAGCGGCAGGTGTGCCTATTGTGTTTGCTTTTACGAAAGTCGATAAAGCGGGATCGAATCCGGATCGTATCCGTGAGCAACTTTCCGCTATGAATATTCTTGTCGAAGAATGGGGTGGTAAATACCAGGCTCAGGAAATCTCGGCAAAAACAGGTGACAACGTAGAGTTGTTACTGGAAAAAGTATTATTAGAAGCGGAATTATTAGATCTGAAAGCCGATCCTAAGAAACGTGCTGTCGGTTCTGTAATCGAAGCCGCTTTGGATAAAGGACGTGGTATCGTTACTACTGTATTGATACAAGGTGGTACTTTACGTGTTGGAGATGCGATCTTAGCGGGTTCACATTCTGGTAAGGTGAAAGCCCTAACCAATGAACGTGGCGAGCGCGTAAAAGAAGCGGGACCAGCTACTCCAGTACAGATTTTGGGTATGGGTGGAGCGCCTACGGCGGGAGATAAATTCTACGCCATGGAAAGCGAGCCAGAAGCCAGACAGGTTGCCAACAAGCGTCTACAATTACAACGCGAGCAAGGAATGCGTGCTACTAAGCACATTACGTTGGATGAGATCGGTCGTCGTTTAGCGATTGGTAACTTCAAGGAGCTTAACTTAATCGTGAAAGGTGATGTGGATGGTTCTATTGAGGCATTATCTGACTCCCTATTGAAGTTGTCTACCGACGAGATTCAAGTGAATATCATTCACAAGTCGGTGGGTGCTATTTCTGAGTCAGACGTATTATTAGCGTCTGCATCTGATGCGATCATCATTGGTTTCCAAGTACGTCCTACACAAGGATCACGTAAATTGGCGGAGCAAGAGCAAATCGATATTAGATTGTACTCTATCATCTACGATGCGATCGACGAGATTAAATCTGCGATGGAAGGTATGTTGGCGCCGAAATTCGAAGAGAAGATTGTGGCTAACGTGGAAATTCGCGAAACCTTCAAAATCTCTAAAGTGGGTACCATTGCCGGATGTATGGTCTTGGAAGGTAAGATCAATAGAAACAATGATATCCGCGTGATTCGTGAAGGAGTCGTAATCCATACGGGTAAGCTAGCTTCCTTGAAGCGTTTCAAAGACGATGTGAAAGAAGTAACGTTCGGATACGAATGTGGACTTAACATCGATCGCTTTAACGATATTCAACAAGGTGATATTGTAGAAGCTTACGAACAAGTAGAAGTAAAACGTAAGTTGTAA